The DNA segment acTCTTCTCCCAGCTTACCTGAGACTTACTTTAATGTCTTTCGGGAGAAGAGGATGAATATacgtgttgtaaatcccacagctcggattcagtGCAAAATAACATGGCAGCGCCTGTCACCCGTCATAGATCAATTAGCATGGTCATTATAAAAgagtttaaactaccaaatacatttacttgcacatatttgagATTCGAAATATTCGGTATTTCATAATAAAGTGAGCGCGtttgtgaaaatgtataataaaaaaggaaaaactaaaaagAGGTATCTGTCATACAGCACTATTGTGGCTacggtgtgtcacatgacaagcataaCACtttgccatggaaacaataaggcgttacattctaaaataatggtcGCCTACACTCGGGGCTCAGCTAGattattttaaactcacgtgtGAAAGGGTTATTAAATGAGAAGTTAAAATCACGAAATAAAAAAGATGAAGAATAAAAGAGCACACAACATGatcaatagttctgtatttgtttattttttaacttttattttatttatttatttatttttaatttgtgtgctGCCATCTTGACCAGGTCTCCCTAAAAGATGATTATGGTATCTCAATGGGATCTTCATGgtttaaaaaaggttaaataaaaatattaaatcaacagTAAAAGTCATTGATGATAATTTTCATCAACGATTATTACACAAAATCAGTAATAATCTGTACTAAGTGACAGTTTTGCAGTTTTGTCacgaaatataaaaatgtatcattggcATAACATTGTGAGCTCTAATGATAATGTCCCTCAAAGTCCACATATACTAGGAGAAAAGCAGAGGACCTAATACTGAGCCCTGATGCACTCCATACTTGAGTTTGATGTAATTTCCATTTGTTTACATAAAGTATTAGCAGTCGGATAGATATAGGAAACCTAAACCCTGCTAGTGCTTATTGACCTGAATGACAGATTCAGTACTGGTCTCtaacagtggttttcaatcctggtcCTAAGGAACCACCGCTCTGCACATGTTGTATGTTTCCCTTATCTGATACACTGAGTTGATGGAGCTCTTCCCTAATGAGCTGGTGATCTGAATGAGGTTTTtcaaataagggagacaaacaaaatgagCAGAGAGGCGGGTCCCTAGGATCAGGATTGACCAGTCTATTATAACCAAGTTTTGTTGGAAAATGttggttttgatgttttaatgtcTGTTGGTTTTAGCCAATAATCTGCCATTAACttctaatttctttttctttctttcttttttttttttgctttagatcTGGTGGCACTAAAAGAAGAGAGGCAAGAACTTACAAGGATAGAAGAGAAAGATCAATATGAGAGACATGATTTCATGAATGTGGAAATATCCATACAGTCTAAAACAACTTCATCACAAAAAGAAGTTCAGAAGACTGAATCTAACAGTTACTTCACCTGCCATCAATGTAGAAAGAGTTTCAATCAAAAATATAACCTTAAAAACCACATGaaagttcacactggagaaaagcctttcatatgccaacaatgtggaaaaagcTTCTCCCTTAAACAAAACCTAAAACGCCACATAAAAAGCCACAGTGGAGAGAAGCCTTTTACCTGCAATCCGTGTGGGAAGACcttcacaaataaaacacaatttgatTCCCACATGAGAAGTCactctggagagaagccttttacTTGCAAattgtgtggaaagagcttcacacGCAAAGGATCTCTTAAAAGTCACATGGtcattcacaccggagagaagccgtttccatgtgatcagtgtggaaagtgtttcagaCATAAATCAACCCTTGTTACACACATGAAAACTCACAGTGGAGAGAGTACTTGCaactgcaaactgtgtggaaagagcttctcAAATAAATCAACCCTTAATGCCCACTTGAGAAATCACACAGGAGAGAGGCCCTTCACTTGCAcactgtgtgggaagagcttcTCACGCAAAGGATCTCTTAAGATTCACATGGtcgttcacactggagagaagccgttttcatgtgatcagtgtggaaaatcTTTCAGACATAAAGCAACCCTTGATTCACACATTaaaactcacactggagagagtccTTACAGCTGCAGATTGTGTGAGAAGAGCTTCTCAAATAAATCAACCCTTAATGCCCACATGAGAaatcacacaggagagaagcctttcacctgcacaatgtgtgggaagagcttctcaaaaaaaagtaatcttaatGCCCACATAATaactcacacaggagagaagcctttcatgtGTGCTCAGTGTGGAAAATGTTTCACACGTGAAATAACCCTTACTtaccacatgaggattcactcaCAAGAGTATAATTGTCATCAGTGTGGACAGAGATTCCCAGACAAGAGACGCCTTAACTGGCATGAAAAAACTCATTCTCGATCATCCACATGCCATGaatgtggaaagtgtttcagaTTTAAAGCAAACCTCAAGGttcacatgagaatccacaccggagagaaaccctTCACCTGCActcactgtggaaagagtttcagtcagAACATAAGCCTTCAGATTCACACGaggcttcacactggagagaaacctttcacctgcatTCTGTGTGGGAAGTGCTTCAAATATAAAGCACtttttaaagtccacatgagaagtcacactggagagaaaccttttacctgcaaactgtgtgggaagagcttcTCACGCAAAAAATCTCTTAAGATTCACATGGgcgttcacactggagagaagccgtttccatgtgatcagtgtggaaagtgtttcagaCATAAAGCAATCCTTGATTCACATATGAAAAGTCACCTGTAGTAAAACCTGCAAACTGTGGGGAAATAACTTCTCACAAAAAGGACATCTTAAGGCTCACATGAAAACTACATGTGAAACGACCCTTACTTACCACATGAGCCTTCACTTGAGAGAGAACTGTTTTAATTGTCATCCGTGTGGACAGAGATTTACAGACAAGAGACGCCTGAACTGGCATGAAAATATTCATTCTCGAGAGAAATCTTTCACATGCACTCTTAAGATAAATGGTTCTAAACCGTACCAGAAAATGGTTCTTcagcttgtaacaatagcagaacaATTTCTTGGTGCTAAATAGAATCCTTTTTATAGGGTTCCATAAATAACCATGCTTTGAAAATGCTATATAggaccttaaaggggtcatatgatgagatttcatGTTTTCCCTTGTTTAAAGATGAAAGttttaaacccaaagagatactTTGGGGattgtttcctgaacctgggagagtagtcTACaatgtgcacaaaggctgtttctataaagtgaggcaattCTAGTGTGACCATATGGGCCATTTTTACGGGACGcgtccttgccaggatttctatattccCTAAAATATACAGGTTTTGGCTATTTGCACTGTGCAGATCGATCACTGTATGACATTCACAAGAGCTATAGAGATCAGAGCAGACTGTTCCTTGTGCTTTCAATTTAATCTTGCTGTACTTTGGTGTCATTTCAATGATCGGTGCACAGcaacgcttcaagtcaaacaaacgaacaaacacgtgcacgtatttgctttgctttgatcattctctgtagatctcaccttctcacgtgCCATGATTGGCCGATTATATacacctgcatgttattggtcaaactactttggacattttaggcaatataaaaatcctggccaggacgtgtcctgtaTTAGCAAGGCAATTCcaaaaaaatttatacatttcagaaaggcagggcagagaggagcaacaataatgtatagtatgtggaaaataatgtgctttttgaaccttaaaccgcataaacacattgcattacaccaaatatacaaaaaaaaattctctttataaaaacaacacatcccccctaaaattgttataaaaaaaacctttaaaaatatattatattctcaaaaaaaaaaaataaaataaaaaaattaaaaatattattaagattatttgtatattttttatattgtttttttactctATCTGCCTGGTATTATATCTTGTAGCGTCTAATAAGAtttacttaaaaacaacaacagatgcccattaggtacttttattttttaatgacgtGAATTTGTAGCAAAAATGACAGTGTTCTAACATCAATTATTAgcagaatacattaataaataacaattaccattaaacaaataaatacctaAAGAAGTCAAACaaaatagaaagagaaaataGTAAAATGAAGACCAAGTTGcagtgaaatactgtattttcataatcCTCTCTGATGCCTTTAAAAGTACAATATGTATTAACATCATAGTATGAAGCAGAGTGAAAAGAGGCCGCTGAAGCAATTGCTAATGAGAGACTAGCAAGACACGCAgctcgaaagcagcggagcttttattatgccacactTTAGCGCTTCCAGTCCTGCGTATGTGgggtaaagcagcgctgttttatcatactagatacgttTCTGTAAGTTCTGTTATAAAGCTACTCTGTGTGGTCGTCACCGGTCTAATAaaatgcacaacatattaaagcgtctatggtatttccatgttttctacaaaacaaaactcgcggggttatgacgtcattggcaggtgacacagtgacactatggacacggttcgtgtcactagttaaaatagCTTATtgctctggatttaaacattcttcgaaacatttgggatagtGTAAGTTttcaagtcagcaaaatatagaacactgttttattaaaatatcggAAAAACCGCTAGAACAATCTTACATAATGTGTCTTTATgtccattatgttttttttggtaTGACTGAGTGGCAGTTTCTCTTTGCAGATTACAAGGTTGTAGGAtgtgacagcatctgaaatgcacaattcagtttaaaacaaaaaaaacaaaaaaaggaccatcaattttatatttttgttacataGTGGTGAAGAGGAGAGAAGTATCCtcaaagagttagttcaccccaaaatgaaaattttgtcattaatgactcaccctcatgtagttccaaacccgtaagacctccgtttatcttcagaccacaaatgaagatatttttgatgcatcccgTGAGCTCtcctctgaccctccatagacagcaaggatccttacaggatcaaggctcagaaacgtagcaaggacatcggtagaataatccatgtgatatcaggggttcaaccgtaatattacGAAGctacgacaatactttttgtgcgcaaaaggaaaaaaataaacgacttcattcaacaattcgtctACTCCACATCACCTTGGCGCCATTTTTTGAGAGTATCCACTGGACGtaaacagcatatgctgttttgtGTCAGCTGCATAACGCAGATACGTTGTTTTCTTTCAGatggttttaatggtttttgaaTCTTTcgaacatgtaaaataaatataataaaaactaaacaaaaacactacaaaacaattttttaacttgccgtgacattaaaaaaaacagtaggaaGAAGTATACGCTTATTTAATCCTACCCCTTTTCCACTCcgcattgataataaaaatcaaGAACAATAATCATCAAATTAACTTCATGATTGTCATCTCAATCTTGTCTTAAAACACTCTTTACGATATATTCAACATATGTACAaacaaaacctaaataaaaactaTGACTAAATCTGTGTGAACACCTAGTCAAATCCGTTCTTCCTCCATATACATGCAGAAAACTTCTGAGTCTGTTCCACAGTTTCACTCcacatacagaaaaacaaaacttcttAATGTTGTATGaacataaaaatgcttaaaagtaCACTCTCTCCTAAGATTATATCGCTCTTCTCCATTAagaaaacatttatgaatgttacCAGGGAGTTAATAATTTTTTGCTTCATTCATTATTTGTGCTGTTTGAAAATGAACCAAatcaataaattttaatatagattttaaaaatgatgaatttGTGTGATCTCTATTACCAGTTTTGTGAATTATCCGTATTGCTCTTTTTtgcaacaaataaatgcagattatCATCATCTATGTATTGCCCCAAACCTCTGAGCAATcttttaaatatagtaatattaatgCCCTATAAAGCATGTAGAGTGATCTGTGGTCCAGAACATGCTTTGCTTATTCAGTATTCTAGACAGTTTATTATGCACATGGTTTATGTGAGATTTCCAAATTAATTTATCATCTATTATCACCcgaataaatttattttcatttacccTTTCTATGTCTACACCATCTATCTGTATCTTAACATGTACTATTTCCGAATAAcatacatttagttttattaacatttaatgataattaattttttatcaaaCCACCAGATCAAACTGCAGACAACATATCAGCatggcacagctgacacagaatagcttaCACTGTTTAAgttcagcagatattctccaaaatggtgccaaggtgatgcggaggagacaaattgttgaataaagtctttgttgttgttgtttttttttgcgcacaaaaagttttctcgtagctttgtaaaattacgtttgtacccctgatgtcacatggattattttaccgatctcctagctacgtttctgagccttgatcgtgtaaggatccttgctgtctatggaacgTCAGGCGGCTCTCAGAtcccatcaaaaatatcttaatttgtgttccgaaaataaacaggtcttacgggtttgaaacaacatgagggtgaataattaatgacaaaaactttcatttttgggtgaactatcgcatTAATTGCAGGCTTTCACAATATAGAAACACAATACAGACGGTAAAGACAGCTAATCATTCATAATCACATCTAAATCTAATATCTttcatgttttgcttgttttatgttttatatgcagCTCAAAGGAATAGCTGACAATGTACCCTCGGGCCATCCAAAATgcggatgagtttgtttcttgctcaccaatggatcctctgcattgaatgggtgccgtcagaatgctgATTGTCAGCTAACTATGCTGGGGATATCAAATTTTGCTTACACACAACAAGCCAATAATCAGATTGAAGGCAGAGCTTCAAATACAGTCGCTTCTAAACCCATCAACTGTTCAGCCATCTGGACTTCTGATTAAACAACCTGAAGCTCATCAAACATTGAAGGTTTTCAACACCACATACTTTCAAAATGAACAAGCCTCTGATGGCTGTacacattaacattaaatgtttattagtggtcattgtgtttttgaggaaatgTTTTATTACAATACCTGAGGGAAGAGAAGGAGTGATTGTGTgataatatattgatttgaacCTCATTTACACACTGAGCATCGTTGAAGATGAAGTTCCTTTCTGCATAAATACTGACCACACAAACACATCCCCTCCAGGAGAGAAACTAGTGTTCTTGACGACATTGAAACTATAGAAAATTACCGAAAAGCATACAACCCGCAAAATGCACCGAGAAGATGGAAAAAGGGCTGATGATGTGTATGAAAATACCGACATTAAAAATGCTCGATCTGGAAAAGAGATCACAGACTGCAACGCAACAAGAATTCAGTCATCTAAACATACAGTTACTGAGATTAATCATGGACACATTTCATAACAAACACAAATTACATCATTAATGACTCAAACGTTTTTCAGTTTTCCTCATGATTTCATTTGCTGCGTGCTGTGTTAAGTGGATAAAGTCATGTTTGTTGATTTTCAGAAAGTGATTGTGTGAAGATCAGAAGCTCCAGAGCTGAACGGTTTGTTTCAttgctgctgtgtgtttttctgctgaCTGCAGTCATAGTGTTGTGTGTCAACTTCACTCAAGAGAGACAACAGCTCGTATCCAGGAATGAGAATCTGACTAGAGAGAGAGACCAGCTGAAACAGGAGAAAAATGATCTTCAGAGGAGTCTTGGGACAGTGGATgagtttctttgtcatttttgctACATAGCAGAAACATGATCTGGTTAGTATTCAAACGTCTACAAAATAAACCCATCTGTAAAACCTGTGTCCATGAATAACAGATTGTGTTCATAGCTGAGAGTTTGAATTAAagtaacttatttcaaataaatattagttaCCAGCCAAGAACACTAAGGCTTGGTTTCACAGACAGATCTTAGATTAAGCCAAGACTAGgcttcaattaggacatttaagtaatttttattaacgtgccttagaaaaaacattactggtgtgcatctcgAGACGAAACAGAGGCactgtatattttaagatcagtcagtgcaagtttctttcagttaaaacagctcagatttacactTTAGCCTAGTCTGTTAAACCAGGGGTAAGCCTCACAGATGACAGAGACGagttaaaacatttgtttggaGGAGATTGAAATAAAGCACTGGTTGTatttatagatggatggatgtgcCATCAATCCAgtctatacttttttttcctctgagatgaagaactggactgagagcagaagatactgtagagagagaggagcagatctgatcatcatcaacaacagaGGGGAAGAAGTGAGtgaaagattgtgtgtgtgtgtgtgtcctggtaAACCCTATGTTAAAGGGACAAAATGTCCTTACAAAGATGGCAATGTCTGAAATCTTTGTCCTTGTTGGGACATTTTTGGTCTGAATGAGGAAACAAgcatataaatcatacagaatgaagttatttgaaaatctaaaaatgcacagTTTTCTGTAAGAGGTAGGTTTATGGGGTTGGTGTGTGTGTAGCTGCTAAGTGATGATATGTATCTGTGTTATTATTCTCAGGACTTTGTTAGGAGCGTGTCTGTTTGGACAGCAGTCTGGATTGGTTTGACTGACAGTGATGAAGAGGGCAgatggaaatgggttgatggcagCACACTGACCTCTGGGTGAGAAGTCACTGAATTGAtctgattaatatttaataaatggtcCTCACAATCAGTATCATATCGCACAGACAGTAGACTGAATATCTAATCCTGATCTATAATTTCAGCTTCTGGACATCTGGAGAGCCAAACAGTTACATGGGTCTAGAGGAAGACTGTGTTGTAGCTTCATACGGATGGAATGATTGTCCATGTAATGGGGCATTTAGATGGATTTGTGAGaagactatattttaaaatgaaactatCACTACCACAACACAAACTTGTATGTACCTTAATATGATACAAATACACAACGGTAGCACTTTACAGTTAGTGTACTTCGCTGGTACATACGTGGTAAATATCTTTACCTACAGAATGAGTGGTAAACACAAGGAAGTTAactataaaataactgtatttttatttaatactccttttttattttaaaatataatagtattaccacactttattattttattacaaaatagtttttttgttatatttaatgggtcacactatGTGCAGTGCGAGGACCAAAGCAAATCTCCAGGTACTTTTATGAGAACCAGGCTAaaaaaacttatgtgcacccctgataatattgctattttactgtacaaataaatgcagccttggtgacaaGATTTCTTTTACGCTCAGTCCTAGTCTAGGCTACCAATACTGAAGTATACAAATATAAGACTCACTTGGTAGACTTGATTCAGCTGCCTGCACTCCCTTCCGTCCTGAAAAAAATCTTTGTTACTTCATATCAAAGCATTTATCCAAGAGATCAACATGAAAGGAATACAGCAAATGTGCGTCTTGTCATGTACCACACCCAGGCATGTGAACGGAAATTAGACAGGGAGTATGTAATGATCATTTTGTGAAAATAGAatcttgttatttttaataatgatcgAGTTAGGCCATGTCAAAGATTTGCTAAATTTCGGACTCAGAAAAGGGTTATATGTAAACCTGAAACACTTTTGAACCATTATTATCCTGACTAGGGATTATCACAGTATTGTTAAAATCTGCTGGAGATACTATAAGCATGGTAAGTACTGACACATAAATCACTTCaccaagttttatatttaaaatcaacaaacaacaaataaaatgatttttgtttgcataatcattaaaacaataacattaccaatGTTTAACTAATAGCATGTTCAaatatctaatgtaaatgtttaaataaagctttaaaattaCTGTGCCTCATTCATCTGGTGTCAGGCAATTATGTTTCGCTCTGAAGGCATAAAATGTTCTAACACCCATAGAGCTCTCCCTATAGCACCTCACGTACTGTTCGTAAGTCCGGCGATGGCTTAGCTGACAGCTAAGATCTATACAGGAGATCTCCAAATTTGTCCACGTAGTGTTTGAGCTCGCAGGCACATATGCTGGCGCAATTCTTTCTACAACTTCATCATCTACTTGCTCCTCTACCACTTCTTTCAGGACTTCAGTGTGTGGTTCTGTTACTGGAGGACGTGGACAGGCAGGTGTTTTTGGTACAGCAGGAGGCAGTACCATTTTATATGGTACTGACTCGTGAAACCTCCTAACTGCAGGAGACTAAACAAGAAGCAGCTGAGACAAGACACTTAACTCCTGAAGATGTTTTTGGACTTTGGAAAGACACGTAATCCTGATTTTGAATTATACCAATGCAGCACAGAAACACCAAACCAGTGACCATTCTTTCCTTTGGCATGCCTTTTGGCAAACGCTCTATACATTTCTCCAACCATTTCTCTGCTGAGAAAACTTCATTAGTTTTGTGTAGCTTCACAAAACCCTTCCAGTTCCGTTTAGCCTTGCGATTCCTATTTTCGTCCCAGTACTTAATATGGGGATAGTACTTCAGTTGGGACATCCCCAGTTCCAGGCAACGGGCAGGATCCAAAGACATTGATGTGACCATATCTGCAGCTCTCCCGAaggtgtcaagtcaagtcaagtcacctttatttatatagcgcttttaacaatacagattgtgtcaaagcaacagaacaacattaattaggaaaacagtgtgtcaataatgcaaaaaaaaaaaaaagtgtggggaTACCAAAATGCCTTCCTATCACACACCTCCCTGCAGAACTCACCCACGGTCTGGCAGTAGACTAAATTCTCAATGGGACGATCTGAAGAATCTTCAC comes from the Cyprinus carpio isolate SPL01 chromosome B4, ASM1834038v1, whole genome shotgun sequence genome and includes:
- the LOC109072082 gene encoding gastrula zinc finger protein XlCGF57.1-like produces the protein MAFIKEESEDVKIEETFRVKHEDTEKQTKMEFIKEESEDMKIEETFRVKHEETEEQTDLVALKEERQELTRIEEKDQYERHDFMNVEISIQSKTTSSQKEVQKTESNSYFTCHQCRKSFNQKYNLKNHMKVHTGEKPFICQQCGKSFSLKQNLKRHIKSHSGEKPFTCNPCGKTFTNKTQFDSHMRSHSGEKPFTCKLCGKSFTRKGSLKSHMVIHTGEKPFPCDQCGKCFRHKSTLVTHMKTHSGESTCNCKLCGKSFSNKSTLNAHLRNHTGERPFTCTLCGKSFSRKGSLKIHMVVHTGEKPFSCDQCGKSFRHKATLDSHIKTHTGESPYSCRLCEKSFSNKSTLNAHMRNHTGEKPFTCTMCGKSFSKKSNLNAHIITHTGEKPFMCAQCGKCFTREITLTYHMRIHSQEYNCHQCGQRFPDKRRLNWHEKTHSRSSTCHECGKCFRFKANLKVHMRIHTGEKPFTCTHCGKSFSQNISLQIHTRLHTGEKPFTCILCGKCFKYKALFKVHMRSHTGEKPFTCKLCGKSFSRKKSLKIHMGVHTGEKPFPCDQCGKCFRHKAILDSHMKSHL
- the LOC122137170 gene encoding CD209 antigen-like protein C encodes the protein MDGCAINPVYTFFSSEMKNWTESRRYCRERGADLIIINNRGEEDFVRSVSVWTAVWIGLTDSDEEGRWKWVDGSTLTSGFWTSGEPNSYMGLEEDCVVASYGWNDCPCNGAFRWICEKTIF